The genomic DNA GCGCGCGAGCATCGGGCCGAGGCCCGGTCGGTGCAGCGGATGCTCGCGCCGCGTTCCGTCGCCGTCATCGGCGCCTCCCGCGAGGTCGGCGCACCCGGGCACGAGCTGCTCAGGTCCCTGCTGAGCCACGGTTTCGAGGGTCCCGTCTATCCGGTCAACCCCGCGGCCACGCACGTGTCGGGGGTGCGCGCCTACGCCGACGTGCGCGCGGTGCCCGACGCGGTGGACCTCGCGGTCATCGCCGTGCCCGCGGCCGAGGTGGCCGACGTCGTACGCGCCTGCGCAGCCAAGCGGGTACGCGGTCTGGTCGTGGTGTCCGGCGGCTTCGCCGACGCCGGGCCCGAGGGGCGGGCCCGGCTCGAGGAGCTGGTCCGGCTCGCCCGGGCGGGAGGGATGCGCCTGATCGGCCCGAACGCGATGGGTCTGGTCAACACCGACCCCGAGGTGCGCCTGCACGCGACCTTCGCCGGCGGTGCCCCGCCCGTCGGCCGGGTCGGGGTGCTGTCGCAGTCCGGCGCCCTGGCCGGCACCTTCCTGGCCGAGGCCGAGCGCCGCTCCCTCGGGTTGTCGGCCTTCGTCTCCATCGGCGACCGCGCGGACGTCTCCGGCAACGACCTGCTGCAGCACTGGCAGGCCGACCCGCGGACCGACGTGGTCATGCTCCACCTCCAGGGCTTCGGCAATCCCCGCAAGTTCACCCGCATCGCCCGGCGGCTCGGCCGGACCAAGCCGGTGGTGGCCCTCAAGAGCGGGCACGGTCCCGGCGACGTGGCCCTCGACGCGCTGTTCGCCTCAGCCGGGGTGGTGCGGGTGCGCTCACTGGGCCAGCTGTTCACCACGGCCCAGCTGTTCGCCCTGCAGCCACTGCCGGCCGGCCGGCGGGTCGGCATCGTCGCCAACTCCTGGGCGCTCGCGTCGATGGCCGCCGACGCCTGCCGCGAGGCCGGGCTCGAGGTGCCCGCCCTGGCGCAGGACGTGCGGGACCGGCTGACCGCCCTCACCGCCGCGGCCGGGACCGGCAACCCGCTCGACCTCGGCCCCTTCGCCGGCGCCGACGAGCTGCGCCGCGCCCTCGAGCTCGTGCTCGGCAGTGGTGAGGTGGACGCGGTGCTGGCCGTGGTGGTGCCGCCGCCGCACGGGCGGGACCGCTCGGCGGCGGCCGACGAACTCGGGGCCGTGCTGCGCGAGGCGGGAGCGGGGCCGCTGCCGGTGCTGGCCAGCTTCCTCGGGGTCGACGGTGTGCCGCCTGCGCTGGCCGTCCTCGGCGAGCACGGCGCACCCGTACGAGGGTCGGTGCCGTCGTACGCCTCGCCGGAGTCGGCCGCGCTGGCGCTGTCCCGGGTGGTCACCTACGCGCAGTGGCGGGCCCGACCGGAGGGGGAGGTGCCGGACCTGCCGCGGGTCGACACCCGCGCCGCGCGGCGCGCGCTGGCTGGGCTGCCGACCGACGGCAGCTGGCTCAGCCAGGGGCAGGCGGCGACGGTGCTGGCCCACGCCGGCATCGACCCGTGGCCGTCCGCACTGGTGAACGGCGTCGAGGAGGCGGTCCAGGCCGCGACCCGGCTGGGCTGGCCGGTCGCACTCAAGGCCGCCGACGAGCGCTGGCGCAACCGGCTGGACGTCGGGGCGGTGCGGCTGGGCCTGGCCGACGAGCACGCCCTGCGGGCGGCCTGGAAGGCGGTGCAGGCGGT from Mycobacteriales bacterium includes the following:
- a CDS encoding GNAT family N-acetyltransferase, which produces MLRDPLPYPRHWEADVVLTDGGTAHLRPIRPEDADLLRAFHARLSKETVYNRFFAYRPTLADRDVARFTQVDHGDRAALVATLNDEIIGVVRYDRLPGRSDGEVAFVVEDAHQGRGLGAILLEHLAAAARERGLERFVADVLPNNRPMLSVFRSAGYELRRELADGYVELAFPIRQTGTSLEVMRAREHRAEARSVQRMLAPRSVAVIGASREVGAPGHELLRSLLSHGFEGPVYPVNPAATHVSGVRAYADVRAVPDAVDLAVIAVPAAEVADVVRACAAKRVRGLVVVSGGFADAGPEGRARLEELVRLARAGGMRLIGPNAMGLVNTDPEVRLHATFAGGAPPVGRVGVLSQSGALAGTFLAEAERRSLGLSAFVSIGDRADVSGNDLLQHWQADPRTDVVMLHLQGFGNPRKFTRIARRLGRTKPVVALKSGHGPGDVALDALFASAGVVRVRSLGQLFTTAQLFALQPLPAGRRVGIVANSWALASMAADACREAGLEVPALAQDVRDRLTALTAAAGTGNPLDLGPFAGADELRRALELVLGSGEVDAVLAVVVPPPHGRDRSAAADELGAVLREAGAGPLPVLASFLGVDGVPPALAVLGEHGAPVRGSVPSYASPESAALALSRVVTYAQWRARPEGEVPDLPRVDTRAARRALAGLPTDGSWLSQGQAATVLAHAGIDPWPSALVNGVEEAVQAATRLGWPVALKAADERWRNRLDVGAVRLGLADEHALRAAWKAVQAVAGQGAAFVQSMAQPGVSTVVRLVQDPSAGPLLSLRLGGVAVDLLVDPVTRTLPLTDRDAADLVRAIRGYELLTGVVSGEPADTGALEELLLRVARIGEELPEVAELVLDPVLVQRSGAVALHAGLRLLPPGSDPERGPRRLGASYAVL